From the genome of Streptococcus oralis:
TTCACGAAGAGAACCAATCTTTTCGTGGAAGGTCACATGGTTCAATTTTTCAACAAGGTCTGAGATGACCAATTTTTGGTCTTCACGCCAGAAGAATTCTCCGTCTTCCAAGCGGGCAACCAAGACTTTTTCATTGCCCTTGATGACATTTCCCAAATGCTCTGCATTTCCGTTACGGACTGAAATGAAGTTTGGCAAGAGTTTACCGTCTTGATCACGAACAACAAAGTAGCGTTGGTGCTCTTTCATTGAAGTCACCAAGACTTCTTCTGGAACTTCAAGGTATTTGGCGTCAAAACTTCCCATGAAGGCAGTTGGGTATTCAACCAAGTTCAAGACTTCATTCAGCAAGTCAGCATCAATTTCAATACGTACACCATGTTCAGCTTCGATTGCCTTGATTTGGTCAACAATTATTTGCTCACGTTCACGTGGATCCGCGATTACAAACTGCTTACGAAGGTCTTCTTCGTAGCTAAATGCTGACTGAATCTTAGTTTCTTGTCCCAAGAAACGATGACCACGGCTCACACGATCTCCCTTGATATCAAGGAAATCCAAATCAAACTCTTCTTCATCTAAAAGAACAGTTAAAGTGTGAACAGGGCGGATGTATTCAAAGGTGTTATTAGCCCAGTGCATACTGACAGGGAAAGTCAAGGACTTCAAGACATCTACAACACCAGGAACAATGGCTTCAACTGGTTTACCCACTTCTTCCTTGGTAACATAGACATATTCTTCACCCTTGATTTCGCGGAATTCAATATCTTCAACTGTCAAGCCTTTTCCACGGACAAATCCTTGGGCTGCTTTGGTGAAGTTCCCATCACTATCCAAGGCAATTTTCTTTGCTGGTCCCTTGAAATCTTCTGTTAAATCAGACTGTTTGTCTGCAAGACCAGTCACACGAACAGCCAAACGACGTGGTGTTGAGAAAGTTTGAATGGCTTCAAAGGAAAGACGATTTTCTTTGAGGAAGGCTGCCATTTTTTCACCTAGTTGTCTTTCGCTTGGAGTTACTACGTAGGCTGGTAACTCTTCAAGACCGAGTTCTACTAATAAGTTTTTTGTCATGTTTTTTCCTTTACATCTTCTTCAATCTTTTTTGATATGCACCTTAGGTACTGGGGACGTCGCTAACTAACTTTGTGAGTCTGTATGGAAATCTAATGCAAAATTGATCAAGATTTCCAACAGTCTCATCAAAGTGGATTTAGCTGACTGATTTTTGAACCTAAGGTTTCAAAAATCCCCACATAACAGTACAGCGGTGCATATCCCTCTAGCAAGTCTTTGACTTGCCTCTAACGATCTTAGAGCACAGTATTACTCACTATTCTGCGTCTTCTGCTAAAAGTTTAGCTCGTGTTGCTTCATCTAAAAGTGGGTAGCCTAGGCGTTTGCGTTCCGCAACAAAGGTTTTAGCTACGACACGGGCCAAGTTACGAATACGAGCGATATAGCCCGCACGCTCAGTTACAGATACGGCACCACGCGCATCCAGCAGGTTAAAGGTATGTGAACATTTGAGAACATAGTCATAGGCAGGGTGAACCAAGCCTTCTTCCAAGGCACGACCAGCTTCTTTTTCAAACTTATCAAAGTTTTCCAGCAACATTTCTTGGTCCGAAATTTCAAACGAATATTTTGAGTGCTCGTACTCAGGCTGGATGAAGATTTCTCCGTATTTTACACCATCGGCCCACTCGATATCATAGACAGAATCAACTTCTTGAATGTAAGAAGCCAAGCGTTCCAAACCATAGGTAACTTCCGCAGTCACAGGGCCAGTTGCCAATCCACCAACTTGTTGGAAATATGTGAACTGAGTGATTTCCATCCCATCAAGCCAAACTTCCCATCCAAGACCAGCTGAACCAGTTGAAGGATTTTCCCAGTTGTCCTCGACGAAACGGATATCGTGTTCCAAAGGATTGATACCCAATTTTTCCAAAGACTCAAGGTAAAGTTCTTGGATGTTTGATGGAGAAGGCTTCATAACCACTTGGAATTGGTGGTGTTGGTAGAGACGATTAGGGTTTTCCCCGTAACGACCGTCAGCAGGACGACGTGATGGCTCTACATAAGCCGCATTCCATGGCTCAGGCCCAATAGCACGAAGGAAAGTGTAAGGACTCATCGTTCCCGCACCTTTCTCATTATCATAAGCCTGCATAAGCATACAACCTTGGTCATTCCAAAATTGTTGCAAAGTCAAAATAATTTCTTGAAATGTTAATTTCTTAGACATTGAATACTCCTTTAATTTATATTATCTTTTTAGATTTATTCATCAAGCAACCAAGAAAAAGCTGGGTCCTGAAAAATATGACGTTTGGGAACCGTTTGTAAATTCTGATCGCATTCGTCTATTGTACCTAGTTTCAAAGCACAGACTTCTGGTATATTTTCTTGAGCAGTGAAAATTTGACTATGACAGTTCTGACAGTAATAGCGTTGTTTTCCTGGAGATGAACTATAGGTAACCAACTGTTCTTTTCCATGCAATACTAGGTTTTTACTGCTAACTTTGGCATTCACTGTATAGGCAGACGCAGTTGCTTTCCGACAGAATGAGCAGTGGCAAAAAACTAATTCCGACAATTCCTCATCTAAAGTGTAGGTCACTGCTTTGCATAAACAAGATCCTTTAAGCATTATGCTCCTTTCTACTTAGGCATTAGACGAAATTCAAAAAGAACCGAATTTCAACACCCAAGCCTTGCGACTAGGGGCGTCTGAAACGCGGTTCCACCCTAATTTATTACTTCATTGTTTATAAAAATACGACAGAAAGCGCCAGTTTCTTACCTTGTCCTACTTGGCTCCCACTATCCCAAGCTCGCTGAAGAACGCCATAAGACTTTCTTTCCTAGCTAGTATTATAGCAGATTTTCTAGCCAGTGTAAACCAAAAATGAGTCTGAAAACAAAGTTCCAGACTCATTTAATAGTAAAGCTTCAGAAAGTCCTGTTTAAGGATGTCTTCTTGCTTTTGGTTTTTTGCCATGTAGATTTCTCTTGGCTTGTTTCAATGCTGTAATGGCATCTTTGACATCTTCTTGGCTCGCTCCTGGATCTTTAAGGAGTTCCTGTGCCTCTTTAAAGGTTAGGAGATAAGCTGCTTTTTCTTTCTTGTCTGCATAGATAAATCTCGCGTTCTTTTCTTGGAAAAGGCGTTCATCTTTGACCAGTTTCTTCAGACTAGAGAAGTCAGTAGCTTTGCCATTTAGTTTGCTTTTAGCTGTTGCTAGGGCAATGAGAGATTGGTCAATTTGATCCTGTTTAACTTTAGGATCCACAGCTAGTAAGGCGATTTCTTGGAAGGCACGATCATAAGCTCGACGTACTTTTTCCTTAGCATTAGCATATCGTCCAGTTTTAGTCGTTGCATAGTAAGCTTTCATAGCTTCTTTCAAGGCTGTAACGTTCGAATCTTTTCCATCCAAAGCCTTACCAGCAACTTCAAGACTAGCAAGAACACCATCAATCAATTCTTGCTTCAACTTGCTTGACAAGGCTGACTGTGCCACTTGGAAAGCTTGGTCATAAGCTTTTCTCTTATCTGCACTACTATTAAAGTAACGAGACGTTTCTACCAGTTCTTTTTGTTGATTTACCGCAGCAATCAAGGCCAACTTAGACACAACAGATAGACGCAAAGCATTATTTCGACCTGGCTTCACGAGCAAGGAAACGAGATCTTCAAGGAGTTCATATCCAGTTGGCAAGGTGACTTGTACAGTATAACGACCTGTAGCAACTTTCTTACCAAAGGCGTATTGACCGTATTTTTCAGCAGGAAGAGTGATACTTGTCCCATCTTCTCCTTTCAGAACCACTGTAGTCGTCTTTGGAACTGCTTGATTGAAGGAAACAGACACAGGTGCATATTCTAAGAGATTTGCTAGGAAGGTAATGGTTTGGAAACTATTTTCTTCAGTCAAGTCAAACTCTTGGGACAAGGCACTGATAAATTTCAATTCTGTTCGGTCATAACTGAAAATTTCTGCTGTATAATGACCAAACTGTAAGAAATGAATCGCTTTTGTCTTGTCAACATCAACATATTGTCCCTTGCTATTTTTGATTCGATAGACGTAGAGGGTATCAATATCTTGGTTTGTTTTTGCATCCTTCAAGGCAATTTTCACTCGACCACTATTTTGATCGCGTACAAGTTCAGCAAGTGAGATATAATCTACATTTCCTGCATAGTCCTCAACAAGATAGTAAATATTAGCCTTGTCAACATCCTTAGGAAGTGTATAACTACCATCAGCATTGGCTTTGATCAGATGGGTGTTCTCAAGCGCACGAGTTCCAGACTGGTCTTTCCCAGATAGAATCATGGTCCCTTTCTGGTCAAATGGTGTGATATAGAAGACTTTTTCTGAAAGGATACCGCCTTGACCCACATCTTTTGGTTTGCGAGCTACGAATTCTTGGTTTCCATCTTTAAAGCGAATATAACCACTTGTGATGACAGGTTTTTGAGTATCAATTTGAATCTTAAAGGTCGTATATTGTTCTTTGGCTCCTGGAACATCTGGTGTGTAACTAATAACATAGTCATATAAACCATCTGCAACAGTATTCCCATCAAAATCCTGGCCTCTCCAAGCAGTATTATCTAGAATATAACTCTTCAGATTTCTACTGTCTCCATCAAAATAATTCTTACGAAGATCCTTTGCATCACCCTCCCAAATAGGATGTTCATGCTTGGTATCCGTAGCCGCATAAACTGTAGCCCGAAGATTTACAAGATTTCTCAAAGCAACCGTTTTGTATTCAACTAGGTCTTTGTTTCCATCATCATTTGGAGAAATGGCAATACGGACATTCCCTTTTTCGTCCAACTGAAGAACATGCTTACCTTCAGCATTTTGTTCGATTCCAAGAACGGTAATTCGGCGTCCTTGGCGTTGACCTTTAGACACTAGAAGGTCATTTTGCAAGGTAGCTAGATAGGTAGCATCATTAGAGTAGTTAACGGCGGGATTTTCTTTGTCTACTTCCGTGTAAAATCCATTTTTCCCTTCTCGGACAAGATTGTAAATTGGTTTTTCGACAGCAGGGAGATTTTGGAATTCTCCTCGGAAGCCCATAAATGCAAGACTCACAATATCCCCATCATCTGCTGGATCTACAAATCTAACAAAACCTTCAAGGAAATAGCCATTTGGCATTTGTTTGCTGAGTTCAGCAGCAAATTTTCGAGCATCCACTTTAACAGTGACTGTTTGACTGCTGTGGGCTTTGACTGTCACTTCAGGCCAGACTGTCTCCGTTAGTTTTCGAGGTCGAAGGGTGAATTTTCCATCTTGGACTTCGTCTGTATTGGTATTCACTACCATCTTGAGAGTACGGTCAGTATCTGAAATGTTGTGTACAGTAACCTTGAAAGTAAATTGATCTCCAACATTTCCTAAAGTCACGCTTGGATAACCATTTTCACCTGTTACATAGAGGTCGGTTGAAACTGCAGCAGCAGTATCCACAATCCCAGAGCCTTGCTGACGAGGAGAGGTATAAGTGCCTGTATCCTTATTAACATGTGGTTTTGCAGTTGACATGATCAAGGCCTTGACAGTCTCTGATACTTGCTCAGGAGTCAATTCTGGATGGTGTTTTTGAAGGTATTCCTTAACCAGAACTGCAACACCCGTAACGTGAGGAGCCGCCATACTGGTTCCGCTGATACTTCCATAGGTATTGTCATTAAAGGATGAATAGATATTGCCACCAGGAGCTGTCACGTCCGGTTTCAATTGTCCATCGGTAGTCACTCCCCAACTTGAAAAGTCAGATAGCTGATTGGCTACATCGGAAGGGCGATTATCCATCTTGTCATTAAAAACAATCTTGTAGTTTCCTGATTTTAAGGCTTCACCATACTGTTTAGAAATAAATACTGAAGGAATTTTCTTTGCTTCATCATCAATAGCCATATTGATGTTTGCACCTTCTACATTATTGTAGATCAAAGCACCAACTGCACCGTGTTTTCGTGCATTTTTGATCTTCTCTGAAAAGTTCATGGCTCCACGCTGAATGAGGGCAAGTTTCCCAGTTAAATCCAACTTCGCAAAGTCTTCTTCACGACCTAACCCTGCTTCGACGTATTCGTACTCTTTTCCTTTTTCAAAGTCCTTATCTGCTTCAGGTTGATTATAATCAAATTTTCCGTTATGAAGGCCGGCATTTCCCTCTAGACCTTTAACTTCAAAAACGGCTGTTGTCAATGTTTTATTGTTGACAGAAGCAACTGAAATTGAGTCTTCAACAGTGGATGGATTTCCAACCAAGCCATAGTCTGGGTTTTCGGCTAGCGGTTTTGAATAACCATTTCCGAATGTATTGCTATTTCCTGCTGAGATAAGAACAGACACTCCCTTGGCACGAGCCCGTTTGATGGCATCCACAATATCGGAACCAGCATCCACCATAGAACCAGTGCTAGATCCTAAACTCATATTAATGGCATCTGCTCCTAAGGCAACTGCGTCATCAATCGCCTTTACATAAAGGGCAGAACTGGTCGTTTTTTGGCGATCTGAAAAGACACGCATAAACATGACTTGGGCTTCTGGCGCAACACCATAGACCTTTTCACCATTTGGTGCTTCTTTATCAGGGTTTCCAGCAGCAATCCCTGTTACGTGCATCCCATGAGAAGTTCTTTCTGCTTCTTTGATTTTATCTGTTCCGTCAAAGTAATCGTAGGCATAGACAACCTTATCACTATACCATTTACCGTAGTCGATTCCAGCAGCCTTTTTAGCTGCTTCGATGGCTTCCTTGTTTTTAAATTTTGCTTTTGACGGATCCGAAATTCGAAGAACCTCATGATTCAAATCAAGCCCAGAATCAATTATGGCAACAACGGTCCCTGTCCCCTTGTAACCAGCCTTCCAAGTTTTTGGTACTGTGATGATATCATTGCTTGAAAGACTATTGGGTTTTGCAGACTCAGCTTTTTCTTGTTCTTTTTCAGTAGTTACTGTTTCTCCAGTAGTTTTAGGAGCTGTCGTTGCTTGAGCCTCTTTGTTCTCTATGTTAGAAGCCTTCTCAGTAGCAGGCGCTGTACTGGTATCGACTGTTGTTTCTTTTTGGACGACACCTTGGTCTACTTCTTTTGCAACTGCGCTATCTTTTCCTGATTCTTGAGCTTCAGCAGTTTTATCAACCGGAGCTTCCACCTTAGCTTCTTGTTTACTAGCATCCTCTTTAGAAGTTTCAGCTTCTTGTTTCTCTCCAACTACTGGAGCTATCACATTAGTATTGGTTTGGTCAGTCGCAGAGTTTGAGTGTTTATCGTCTTTTAGCTCTGTCTTAATTTCCTGAGTTTGTGCTTGATTTTCACCTGTACTCTGCTCATTGGCACTGACTTGACTTGCTCCAAAAACCAATGCAGTTCCCAATAAAACTGAAGCAAGACCAAATTTGTATTTCCTTAATGAAAAACGTTGTCGTCTATTCATAAATAATCTCCTTTTTCTTTAAAGTATACCTATTATAACGCAAATAATCATAAATTTTCATAAAAATCTGAATTGTCACAAAAATGTAATATTTACGTATATATTTTACTTGTTTAATTTTATCATTCGTGTTATTTGTTCTATCAAACCAATATTTTCTAAATTCGTTCCTATATTTCAATCCATAAAATTATTTTATTATACAAACAATTTAGATTTTTTATACACAAAAAGACTAGGATTTAAAATTCCTAGTCTTTGTTATTTCGGTATAAATAGATTTTACAAACTAAAAATCCATCTCATCCACACGAGGTGCGCCCGAAGTCACTGAAATTGTCTTTAAGATTTCTCGCTCGTCTTTGCTGAGTTCAATTCCAAAACAGTCAAGATTGCTCTGGATGCGAGAGGCTGTCACTGACTTAGGTAGAGGTAAAAAGCCTTCTGCCAAACTCCAAGCCAAGGCAATTTGAGCCACTGATTTCCCATGCTTAGCAGCAATTTCTTGGACTTCTGTCTTGTCAAACAACTCTCCTTGGCCAAAAGGTCCCCAAGCCTCTAAGAGAATTCCTTTCTCTCTACAGTAGTCAACCACTTCCTCTTGATAAACTCCTGGTGCAAAGCGTACCTGATTGACCGCTGGAATGACTCTTGCTGTCTCAAGCAAGGCATCCAAATGATGGGGAAGGAAATTACTAACGCCGATAGCACTGATTTTGCCTTCTTGGTAAAGGTCCTCCATCGCTCTCCAGACTTCAGCATTGCGAGTTTTCCATTCGTCATTTTCTCTTAAAGGTTTTGGATTTGGCCAATGGATAAGGTACAAATCTAGATAATCCAATCCCAGTTTTTCCATTGATTCTTCAAATGCTTGGCGTGCTTCATCATAGCTGTGATTGGTATTCCAGAGTTTGGTCGTTACAAAAATTTCTTGTCTTGGAATACCGCTATCTCGAATAGCACGACCAACACTTTCCTCATTTTTATAGATAGCTGCAGTATCGATATGACGATAGCCGGCCTTTAAGGCTTCTAAAACGGCTTGGTAGGCCACCTCTCCATTTTCAGCTTTCCATGTTCCAAATCCTAGTACAGGAATTGAAACTCCATTATTAAGTGTGTAAGATTTCATCGTTTTTCCTTTCTATTGTGAAGAAAATCTAAAGAAACAAAATCCTGATTATCAGAACACTTGCCCCTTTAGATTTTAACAATTATTGATCACGATCGTAATAGATCTCGTGAGCTTTCAAGCGAGAATTGAGCAATTCAGGAACGGTCACAAATGTATACCCTTCACCCTTTAAATACTCAATGACACTTGGTAGGGAATTAACTGAAGGACCATGGATATCATGCATGAGGATGATAGAACCATTGCGAACCTGACGTTGAATCTCTGTCAAAATAGCTGTCTCATTTTTACTCTTCCAGTCCAAACTATCCACATCCCACATGATGAAGCTTAAATCAAGGCCGTTTCGAATATCATCAGTGATAGCACCATAAGGTGGACGCATCAGTTTAGAGCTTGATCCTAAAACTTGAGTTAACAAATCTTCTGTATCAGTGATTTGCTTTTTAGCATCTTCGAGCGAAAGTTGTGAAAGAACGGGATGACTCCAGCTGTGGTTTCCTACAACATGACCTTCTGATTTCATTCGTTTTAGAAGATTTTCATTACCTGCAATGTTTTTACCAAGTACAAAGAAGGTTGCTTTTACACCATATTTAGCTAAAGTATCCAAAGCCTGCGTGGTTGTGGTTGGATTTGGACCATCGTCAAAGGTCAAGGCTACAACTTTTTTATTTTTCTTAGCAAAGTATGCTTGGTAAAGTTCAGCATCCTTTTCTAATAGATAAGAGGACTCAATGACATCAAAGAAACTGGATATGGGCAAAGCAATTTCCTCAACAGTCTCTCCAGCATTAGCAGGATAAAGGATGATTTGAC
Proteins encoded in this window:
- the pgdA gene encoding peptidoglycan-N-acetylglucosamine deacetylase PgdA, which translates into the protein MKKNRAKRVSHDKTRRLLLSLVGIFGIATILLGSAIGYKLLQKQSYEQKIEALKSEKDQQFNTGSQKDHFRKGQAEVIAYYPLQGEEVIASVREKINQDIKEKLEDKEDLVFYYTEQLDPVLKGVVARSISKQVYDLSASKVEEKEKTSLGKIFLTEDGKAFDLSKLFKDASKAKELLLSQIKSTLEDKKLDQAKIDQVIKSFTDQELTSWSFDYKDSQIILYPANAGETVEEIALPISSFFDVIESSYLLEKDAELYQAYFAKKNKKVVALTFDDGPNPTTTTQALDTLAKYGVKATFFVLGKNIAGNENLLKRMKSEGHVVGNHSWSHPVLSQLSLEDAKKQITDTEDLLTQVLGSSSKLMRPPYGAITDDIRNGLDLSFIMWDVDSLDWKSKNETAILTEIQRQVRNGSIILMHDIHGPSVNSLPSVIEYLKGEGYTFVTVPELLNSRLKAHEIYYDRDQ
- a CDS encoding S8 family serine peptidase, whose protein sequence is MNRRQRFSLRKYKFGLASVLLGTALVFGASQVSANEQSTGENQAQTQEIKTELKDDKHSNSATDQTNTNVIAPVVGEKQEAETSKEDASKQEAKVEAPVDKTAEAQESGKDSAVAKEVDQGVVQKETTVDTSTAPATEKASNIENKEAQATTAPKTTGETVTTEKEQEKAESAKPNSLSSNDIITVPKTWKAGYKGTGTVVAIIDSGLDLNHEVLRISDPSKAKFKNKEAIEAAKKAAGIDYGKWYSDKVVYAYDYFDGTDKIKEAERTSHGMHVTGIAAGNPDKEAPNGEKVYGVAPEAQVMFMRVFSDRQKTTSSALYVKAIDDAVALGADAINMSLGSSTGSMVDAGSDIVDAIKRARAKGVSVLISAGNSNTFGNGYSKPLAENPDYGLVGNPSTVEDSISVASVNNKTLTTAVFEVKGLEGNAGLHNGKFDYNQPEADKDFEKGKEYEYVEAGLGREEDFAKLDLTGKLALIQRGAMNFSEKIKNARKHGAVGALIYNNVEGANINMAIDDEAKKIPSVFISKQYGEALKSGNYKIVFNDKMDNRPSDVANQLSDFSSWGVTTDGQLKPDVTAPGGNIYSSFNDNTYGSISGTSMAAPHVTGVAVLVKEYLQKHHPELTPEQVSETVKALIMSTAKPHVNKDTGTYTSPRQQGSGIVDTAAAVSTDLYVTGENGYPSVTLGNVGDQFTFKVTVHNISDTDRTLKMVVNTNTDEVQDGKFTLRPRKLTETVWPEVTVKAHSSQTVTVKVDARKFAAELSKQMPNGYFLEGFVRFVDPADDGDIVSLAFMGFRGEFQNLPAVEKPIYNLVREGKNGFYTEVDKENPAVNYSNDATYLATLQNDLLVSKGQRQGRRITVLGIEQNAEGKHVLQLDEKGNVRIAISPNDDGNKDLVEYKTVALRNLVNLRATVYAATDTKHEHPIWEGDAKDLRKNYFDGDSRNLKSYILDNTAWRGQDFDGNTVADGLYDYVISYTPDVPGAKEQYTTFKIQIDTQKPVITSGYIRFKDGNQEFVARKPKDVGQGGILSEKVFYITPFDQKGTMILSGKDQSGTRALENTHLIKANADGSYTLPKDVDKANIYYLVEDYAGNVDYISLAELVRDQNSGRVKIALKDAKTNQDIDTLYVYRIKNSKGQYVDVDKTKAIHFLQFGHYTAEIFSYDRTELKFISALSQEFDLTEENSFQTITFLANLLEYAPVSVSFNQAVPKTTTVVLKGEDGTSITLPAEKYGQYAFGKKVATGRYTVQVTLPTGYELLEDLVSLLVKPGRNNALRLSVVSKLALIAAVNQQKELVETSRYFNSSADKRKAYDQAFQVAQSALSSKLKQELIDGVLASLEVAGKALDGKDSNVTALKEAMKAYYATTKTGRYANAKEKVRRAYDRAFQEIALLAVDPKVKQDQIDQSLIALATAKSKLNGKATDFSSLKKLVKDERLFQEKNARFIYADKKEKAAYLLTFKEAQELLKDPGASQEDVKDAITALKQAKRNLHGKKPKARRHP
- the glyQ gene encoding glycine--tRNA ligase subunit alpha — protein: MSKKLTFQEIILTLQQFWNDQGCMLMQAYDNEKGAGTMSPYTFLRAIGPEPWNAAYVEPSRRPADGRYGENPNRLYQHHQFQVVMKPSPSNIQELYLESLEKLGINPLEHDIRFVEDNWENPSTGSAGLGWEVWLDGMEITQFTYFQQVGGLATGPVTAEVTYGLERLASYIQEVDSVYDIEWADGVKYGEIFIQPEYEHSKYSFEISDQEMLLENFDKFEKEAGRALEEGLVHPAYDYVLKCSHTFNLLDARGAVSVTERAGYIARIRNLARVVAKTFVAERKRLGYPLLDEATRAKLLAEDAE
- a CDS encoding aldo/keto reductase, yielding MKSYTLNNGVSIPVLGFGTWKAENGEVAYQAVLEALKAGYRHIDTAAIYKNEESVGRAIRDSGIPRQEIFVTTKLWNTNHSYDEARQAFEESMEKLGLDYLDLYLIHWPNPKPLRENDEWKTRNAEVWRAMEDLYQEGKISAIGVSNFLPHHLDALLETARVIPAVNQVRFAPGVYQEEVVDYCREKGILLEAWGPFGQGELFDKTEVQEIAAKHGKSVAQIALAWSLAEGFLPLPKSVTASRIQSNLDCFGIELSKDEREILKTISVTSGAPRVDEMDF
- a CDS encoding GFA family protein produces the protein MLKGSCLCKAVTYTLDEELSELVFCHCSFCRKATASAYTVNAKVSSKNLVLHGKEQLVTYSSSPGKQRYYCQNCHSQIFTAQENIPEVCALKLGTIDECDQNLQTVPKRHIFQDPAFSWLLDE
- the glyS gene encoding glycine--tRNA ligase subunit beta, with amino-acid sequence MTKNLLVELGLEELPAYVVTPSERQLGEKMAAFLKENRLSFEAIQTFSTPRRLAVRVTGLADKQSDLTEDFKGPAKKIALDSDGNFTKAAQGFVRGKGLTVEDIEFREIKGEEYVYVTKEEVGKPVEAIVPGVVDVLKSLTFPVSMHWANNTFEYIRPVHTLTVLLDEEEFDLDFLDIKGDRVSRGHRFLGQETKIQSAFSYEEDLRKQFVIADPREREQIIVDQIKAIEAEHGVRIEIDADLLNEVLNLVEYPTAFMGSFDAKYLEVPEEVLVTSMKEHQRYFVVRDQDGKLLPNFISVRNGNAEHLGNVIKGNEKVLVARLEDGEFFWREDQKLVISDLVEKLNHVTFHEKIGSLREHMIRTGQIATLLAEKAGLSMDETLDLARAAAIYKFDLLTGMVGEFDELQGIMGEKYALLAGETPAVAAAIREHYMPTSADGALPESKVGAILAIADKLDTILSFFSVALIPSGSNDPYALRRATQGVVRILDAFGWHIAMDELIDSLYTLKFDSLTYENKAEVMDFIKARVDKMMGSTPKDIKEAVLASSNFVVADMLEAASALVEASKKEGFKPSVESLSRAFNLAEKAEGTDTVDHALFENEEEKALAEAVESLVLSGTASQQLEQLFALSPVIDAFFENTMVMAEDQAVRQNRLAILSQLTKKAAKLARFNQINTK